A window of the Isosphaera pallida ATCC 43644 genome harbors these coding sequences:
- a CDS encoding YXWGXW repeat-containing protein, which translates to MNRLIAELGCHSATSCSTLRLERSSRNRPGHCVGVASLALATLLALGLTNKTLAQTASHSNPNGYEPEVLTRGPVHEAWAEPISFDPQPGPIAPRVPPEPVEEIPPDQRPEGDAVEWIAGYWHWDDERNEFLWVSGIWRNLPPGRQWVPGYWYELEDGSAQWVSGFWAAVDPNAEDRAESQAIRYLPEPPASLEAGPNIPAPGEDYFWAPGCWYWTNDRYVWRPGTWVRTTPRWVWVPPCYHATPSGYVFTDGYWDYPLAIRGVLFAPVRFTHIRAVEVIRPVFRFTPSVVIVSSGLVEHLFCRPSFGHYYFGDYYEPAFVDRGFIWWAGFGLNSRGFDPLFNFYWSNIRTFEPGWNLHLNFVFETRRNDPLFRPPPTFNQQLTVVENRINSPTIVNRNVTILNQPTINRFINSTVVNARADAAEGGNAEVVVDVAESNRQALALGRPLAEMAARPGPVATRLVTLERERRDVVVQRAQELRAFRERRLEAERNAALELRAQRLSNADRAGERRLEAIQGRQNLVQGRQELVQAARDARNAQADARAQELRGRQVEPQAPSAPRVVRLPGSPIAARPRPVVNRVPPNNTAARPNPALAADTTPTRRLPEAFRPPGASPLVQPGQPRSGQPQPRPAARPQPNPVARPRSDVNSPTPAQMNPNQSPDQIAAQPVPRPTSPRSNAPTTPNPNRPLDRPVVPRVNPGVTLNPPPAANVNPATRPTPPGINRPATARVRPNGVVNPTQVGPSRPSSVNPPGLRGSQPPINPGRESPRPPTILNPNRPTIPSNPRNRDQNYDQPDHRNRVNLTTPSHANTHMVANRNPTAPRVRARSGDLISSMASQTARDWERQRQNTSPRSVQTTSRLVRTTPRNLIQTGSRSTNSAFVDGLDNGAPLGHPFVPPMPWASGAVLPPATIRPAEIPRASTIDPYAPVRVPPLLDASVPGSVGYSDPSTP; encoded by the coding sequence ATGAACAGGCTCATCGCGGAATTAGGGTGTCACAGCGCAACATCCTGCTCGACTTTGAGGCTGGAACGGAGCTCCAGGAATCGTCCCGGACACTGCGTCGGGGTCGCAAGCCTCGCGCTGGCGACCTTGCTGGCGTTGGGTTTGACCAACAAGACCTTGGCTCAGACCGCCTCTCATTCTAATCCCAATGGATACGAGCCAGAGGTTCTAACCCGCGGCCCCGTGCATGAAGCCTGGGCCGAACCGATCAGCTTCGATCCCCAACCGGGACCAATCGCGCCACGAGTACCACCCGAACCGGTTGAGGAAATCCCCCCCGATCAGCGCCCCGAAGGCGATGCGGTGGAATGGATCGCGGGCTACTGGCATTGGGACGACGAACGTAACGAGTTTCTCTGGGTGTCGGGCATCTGGCGCAATCTTCCGCCCGGTCGCCAATGGGTGCCCGGTTATTGGTACGAGTTGGAGGACGGCTCAGCGCAATGGGTCTCGGGTTTTTGGGCGGCGGTGGACCCCAACGCTGAAGACCGCGCTGAGTCTCAAGCCATCCGCTATCTGCCTGAACCACCCGCCTCGCTAGAGGCCGGTCCCAACATCCCCGCGCCAGGCGAGGATTATTTCTGGGCTCCGGGCTGCTGGTACTGGACCAACGATCGCTACGTCTGGCGTCCCGGAACCTGGGTGCGGACCACGCCACGCTGGGTGTGGGTGCCGCCGTGCTATCACGCCACTCCCAGCGGCTACGTCTTCACCGACGGCTATTGGGATTACCCCTTAGCCATTCGCGGCGTTCTGTTCGCGCCAGTGCGGTTCACTCACATCCGCGCCGTCGAGGTGATTCGCCCGGTCTTCCGGTTCACCCCGAGCGTGGTGATCGTCTCCTCGGGTTTGGTGGAACATCTGTTTTGCCGTCCCAGTTTCGGCCACTACTACTTCGGCGACTACTACGAGCCTGCCTTTGTCGATCGCGGCTTCATCTGGTGGGCCGGGTTTGGACTGAACTCCCGGGGCTTCGACCCCCTGTTCAACTTCTACTGGTCCAACATCCGCACGTTCGAACCGGGTTGGAACCTTCACCTGAACTTCGTCTTCGAAACGCGACGCAACGATCCCTTGTTTCGACCCCCTCCCACCTTCAACCAGCAACTCACAGTTGTCGAAAACCGGATCAACTCACCTACGATCGTGAATCGGAACGTCACGATTCTCAATCAACCAACCATCAACCGTTTTATCAACTCAACCGTGGTAAACGCGCGGGCGGACGCGGCCGAGGGCGGCAACGCCGAGGTCGTGGTCGATGTTGCCGAATCGAACCGTCAAGCCCTCGCGCTGGGACGTCCCCTGGCTGAAATGGCCGCGCGACCCGGCCCAGTCGCCACTCGTTTGGTCACCTTGGAGCGGGAGCGCCGCGACGTGGTCGTTCAACGCGCTCAGGAACTCCGTGCGTTTCGGGAACGCCGCTTGGAAGCTGAGCGCAACGCCGCCCTCGAACTTCGTGCCCAACGTTTGAGCAACGCCGACCGCGCCGGCGAGCGGCGGTTGGAAGCGATCCAAGGTCGGCAAAACCTGGTTCAAGGCCGCCAAGAACTGGTCCAGGCGGCCCGCGACGCACGCAACGCGCAAGCCGACGCACGCGCTCAGGAGCTCCGAGGCCGTCAGGTCGAACCCCAAGCACCTTCGGCCCCTCGCGTGGTGAGGCTCCCTGGATCCCCCATCGCCGCGCGACCGCGTCCGGTGGTCAATCGAGTCCCCCCCAACAACACCGCGGCTCGGCCCAATCCCGCCCTGGCCGCCGACACCACTCCGACTCGACGGCTTCCTGAAGCGTTCAGACCACCCGGTGCGTCGCCTTTGGTTCAGCCGGGGCAACCGCGATCGGGACAACCTCAACCCAGACCAGCCGCACGGCCGCAACCCAATCCGGTCGCGCGTCCCCGGTCCGACGTCAACTCGCCGACCCCGGCTCAGATGAATCCCAATCAATCTCCCGATCAAATTGCAGCTCAACCCGTTCCTCGGCCCACGTCTCCACGTTCGAATGCTCCCACGACTCCGAATCCCAATCGTCCGTTGGATCGACCAGTCGTGCCACGAGTCAATCCTGGCGTTACCCTCAATCCACCACCTGCTGCCAACGTCAATCCTGCCACGCGTCCCACGCCGCCTGGTATCAATCGTCCAGCTACGGCGCGAGTTCGGCCCAACGGCGTGGTCAATCCTACGCAAGTCGGTCCAAGCCGTCCCTCCTCGGTCAACCCGCCGGGGTTGAGGGGATCACAACCACCGATCAATCCAGGTCGGGAATCTCCCAGACCACCAACGATTCTCAATCCCAACCGTCCCACCATCCCATCCAACCCTCGGAACCGGGACCAGAATTACGACCAACCCGACCATCGCAACCGCGTCAATTTGACGACCCCTTCTCACGCCAATACCCATATGGTTGCCAATCGCAACCCGACCGCGCCGCGCGTTCGCGCGCGGTCGGGTGACTTGATCTCCTCGATGGCCTCCCAAACCGCGCGGGATTGGGAACGCCAGCGTCAAAACACGTCGCCCCGAAGTGTTCAAACCACTTCGCGTTTGGTCCGAACCACGCCTCGCAACCTCATCCAAACCGGCTCTCGCTCAACCAACTCGGCATTCGTTGACGGGCTTGACAACGGCGCGCCGCTGGGTCATCCCTTCGTCCCACCGATGCCCTGGGCCTCGGGCGCGGTGTTGCCACCCGCCACGATTCGACCCGCCGAGATTCCCCGCGCCTCCACGATCGACCCTTACGCTCCGGTTCGCGTGCCCCCCTTGCTCGACGCAAGCGTGCCCGGCAGCGTCGGTTATTCTGACCCCTCGACGCCTTGA
- a CDS encoding c-type cytochrome domain-containing protein, producing the protein MSLSSSSRILLKVMSIALTGGIALDGVRGVLAHPATIAGRQETPPVSFLDDVAPILQRRCVGCHNERKAENRYDLSSYQKLLTGGTYADGEPTIVPGQPDESYFIELVRPDGEPRMPWKLEPLPANELALLERWVAEGAKYDGHDPAAPWTAILAARAAAKPLKAPEVYPRPLPVTALAFSPDGARLWSSGYAEILDFVLPEATLGPRGVTAGERVFDLAINAQGTRMAAAVGAPGRSGAVLLYRLEPEGRAVFERRILTTPDAQLAVAFSPDGNQLAAGGTDRAVRVWNLADLDTSESANAEDSPPTPTHVIEDHADWILDLAFSPDATRLATGSRDKTSKVFDLARRESLATFPNHGQPVHAAVFVGDNATVASAGGDGLVRIWNADQEGNQLRQVDGLGGAIFRLAVTPDGSILASAGIDGKVRLINPANGAINATLDGPGDWINALTISPNAQRLAVGGHGGVVKVWNLSDLQPIAEFQASPLQPNDPPSPPVPSPSPTPEAEKLPRDDG; encoded by the coding sequence ATGAGCCTATCATCATCTTCCCGAATCCTTCTCAAGGTGATGAGCATCGCGCTGACTGGTGGTATCGCTCTGGACGGTGTCCGAGGCGTCCTCGCCCATCCCGCCACGATCGCCGGCCGCCAAGAGACCCCGCCGGTGTCGTTTCTCGACGACGTCGCGCCGATTTTGCAACGCCGCTGCGTCGGCTGCCACAACGAACGCAAGGCCGAGAATCGTTACGACCTGAGCAGTTATCAAAAGCTCCTCACGGGCGGCACCTACGCCGACGGCGAACCCACAATCGTCCCCGGTCAACCCGACGAAAGTTATTTCATTGAACTCGTCCGACCCGACGGCGAGCCTCGGATGCCCTGGAAGCTGGAACCGCTTCCGGCCAACGAGCTCGCGTTGTTGGAACGTTGGGTGGCCGAGGGAGCCAAGTACGACGGCCACGACCCCGCCGCCCCCTGGACCGCGATTCTCGCCGCCCGGGCCGCGGCAAAACCGTTGAAGGCTCCGGAGGTCTATCCTCGTCCCTTGCCCGTGACTGCTTTGGCCTTTTCACCCGATGGCGCGCGGCTTTGGAGTTCCGGCTACGCGGAGATTCTGGACTTCGTCTTGCCCGAGGCGACCCTGGGACCACGAGGCGTCACCGCCGGCGAACGGGTCTTCGACCTGGCCATCAACGCCCAAGGCACTCGCATGGCCGCCGCCGTGGGCGCTCCGGGACGCTCCGGGGCCGTGCTCCTGTATCGTCTGGAACCGGAAGGCCGCGCGGTCTTCGAGCGGCGAATCCTCACCACGCCCGATGCTCAATTGGCGGTCGCCTTCTCGCCCGACGGCAACCAACTGGCCGCCGGCGGCACCGACCGCGCAGTGCGGGTCTGGAATCTGGCCGACCTCGACACGTCCGAATCGGCCAATGCAGAAGATTCGCCTCCTACACCAACTCATGTGATTGAAGATCACGCCGATTGGATTCTCGATCTGGCCTTCTCGCCCGACGCGACTCGTCTGGCGACCGGCTCGCGCGACAAGACCTCCAAGGTTTTCGACCTGGCGCGTCGGGAATCGCTAGCGACCTTCCCCAACCACGGTCAGCCGGTTCACGCGGCAGTTTTCGTAGGCGATAACGCCACCGTTGCCTCGGCGGGCGGTGACGGTTTGGTACGGATTTGGAACGCCGATCAAGAGGGCAATCAACTCCGTCAGGTTGATGGTCTGGGCGGCGCGATTTTTCGCCTGGCCGTGACGCCTGATGGCTCGATCCTGGCATCTGCCGGAATTGACGGCAAAGTTCGCCTCATCAACCCCGCCAACGGCGCGATCAACGCGACCCTCGACGGCCCCGGCGATTGGATCAACGCCTTGACGATCTCGCCCAACGCCCAACGCCTGGCGGTTGGCGGGCATGGCGGAGTCGTCAAGGTCTGGAACCTGAGCGATCTCCAACCCATCGCCGAATTCCAAGCCTCGCCGCTCCAACCGAACGATCCCCCCTCTCCACCGGTCCCGTCTCCCTCTCCAACCCCCGAAGCTGAAAAATTGCCCCGGGATGACGGATAA
- a CDS encoding DUF2537 domain-containing protein yields the protein MSFQRPTPSMTMSSPFTDDSPFDDDSNAPQRALRRSYQITAWGFRLLVIALSLVMVDSFLFLLVIIVDLPGLRPALIALLENPVWRWSMSVGILVGSVGGMLMMPNRWTQTSWNRKAIPLAFLGILDVLLWLQDHAGVLGIEPLLPQDYAWSLSQFGAFSGWIELALIAGLALEVVEHHHAEPGSTDRWDTEAQAQLALLPVEDWIAGYRLVGGPSALGASRLPWGLAVLGLGLWLVLFVGRVDWNAGFPFQPRPIRDEVLILIFLAQSLLLLLIASFVNLLCVAAARRCNFEIDRTAPSQLHSSSLEKVEVQDLAKPRNDAFSSFAPLG from the coding sequence ATGAGTTTTCAGAGACCCACGCCTTCGATGACCATGTCCTCCCCCTTCACCGACGACTCTCCCTTCGACGATGACTCCAACGCTCCGCAACGCGCTTTGAGGCGTTCCTACCAAATCACAGCTTGGGGCTTTCGTCTCTTGGTGATTGCTTTGAGCTTGGTGATGGTCGATTCGTTCCTGTTCCTGTTGGTCATCATAGTGGATTTGCCGGGACTCCGTCCGGCCCTGATCGCATTGCTGGAGAACCCCGTCTGGCGGTGGTCGATGAGCGTGGGGATCCTGGTTGGCTCGGTGGGAGGAATGCTCATGATGCCCAACCGCTGGACCCAAACTAGTTGGAACCGCAAAGCGATCCCGTTGGCGTTTCTGGGGATTCTCGATGTGCTCCTGTGGTTGCAGGACCACGCCGGCGTCCTCGGCATTGAACCGCTGCTGCCGCAGGATTACGCCTGGAGCCTGTCTCAATTTGGAGCCTTCTCGGGCTGGATCGAACTCGCGCTAATCGCTGGTCTGGCGCTGGAAGTAGTGGAACACCACCACGCCGAACCCGGCTCGACCGACAGATGGGACACGGAAGCTCAGGCCCAACTCGCGTTGCTGCCGGTGGAGGACTGGATTGCAGGTTATCGTCTGGTGGGCGGACCTTCCGCGTTGGGTGCGTCGCGGTTGCCCTGGGGGCTGGCGGTTCTGGGACTGGGCCTTTGGCTCGTCTTGTTCGTGGGCCGGGTTGATTGGAACGCTGGATTCCCCTTCCAACCCCGGCCGATTCGGGACGAGGTGCTGATCCTCATTTTTCTCGCGCAATCTCTGTTGTTGCTGCTCATTGCTTCGTTTGTCAACTTGCTTTGCGTGGCGGCCGCAAGGCGCTGCAACTTTGAAATCGATCGCACCGCTCCTTCCCAACTCCACTCGTCTTCGCTTGAGAAGGTCGAAGTCCAGGACCTTGCCAAGCCCAGAAACGACGCCTTCTCCTCGTTTGCGCCGCTTGGATGA